The proteins below come from a single Campylobacter sp. CCUG 57310 genomic window:
- a CDS encoding autotransporter outer membrane beta-barrel domain-containing protein codes for MKFSKIAAAAAISLCLSTQLAAHTYLEDIRTGFLQYIERGGNLRNDDPVFKIVLIDYILALSTDEKSSIAGGINSENDIKFITEYLDKSYNLVTELFEINFKKPLEKMINSSNIDSNKLEEINRQISHRTFIFKLNGRIIDGTTSKLTEEDIKNRSEELKDIIDNFMIEKRKKLLANVEHFKNLVKKKIAELKEQGGANQAEIEQAEEWLRKAEKNQSIITKEIQEDNTKDIINIANKRLKDSDAKDIVNSLYDALSSNEQLRNTLSTLSATQIIDLSKDISSSVKSVVDNINKSSQIEAVKFNTELATQTRLAKLSNPFNDNLALAYAIKNLNSVGTFASNDNEVLSSIIKHYTDRFNYDNNLWGTILGGKAKFENNTDSSIYGFTLGYDKAFDNTIVGGYATYAKSKIDNDKFNNKADSYQAGVYTRHYIQNSEIDTKLSIGKAKNKLERNISSPIGTLSQNGKYNTTFASIDVDYGYVFSLQNSSDKFIKPFIGVSYSHLKNKAFKESGALPLAFNPTTSKILSLNTGVEFRKYIENGKYFYIAPSVEKELYKHSNDTIVRFVGSKKDLIFKAGNKKNTYFKIEGGAELNLTHNLSTNINLGIKAKSKEKFYNGTIGLRYKF; via the coding sequence ATGAAATTTTCGAAAATAGCCGCTGCGGCAGCTATTAGCTTATGCTTATCTACTCAACTAGCAGCACATACATACTTAGAAGACATCAGAACTGGATTTTTGCAATATATTGAAAGAGGTGGTAATCTAAGAAACGACGATCCCGTTTTTAAAATTGTATTAATAGATTACATATTAGCTTTATCTACAGATGAAAAATCAAGTATAGCAGGCGGTATAAATAGCGAAAATGATATCAAATTTATTACAGAATATCTTGATAAAAGTTATAATCTGGTAACAGAGCTTTTTGAAATAAACTTTAAAAAACCATTAGAAAAGATGATAAATTCAAGTAATATAGATTCAAACAAATTAGAAGAAATCAATAGACAAATATCTCACAGAACTTTTATCTTTAAACTAAATGGACGTATTATAGATGGAACTACTAGCAAACTTACCGAAGAAGATATCAAAAACCGCTCCGAAGAACTAAAAGATATAATTGATAATTTTATGATAGAAAAAAGAAAAAAACTTTTAGCAAATGTGGAGCATTTTAAAAATTTAGTCAAAAAGAAAATAGCGGAGTTAAAAGAACAAGGCGGAGCAAATCAAGCCGAGATAGAACAAGCCGAAGAGTGGCTAAGGAAAGCAGAAAAAAATCAAAGCATCATAACCAAAGAGATCCAAGAAGACAACACAAAAGATATAATAAACATAGCCAATAAACGACTTAAAGACAGTGATGCAAAAGATATAGTAAATTCGCTTTATGACGCTTTAAGCTCTAACGAACAGCTTAGAAATACATTATCTACACTTTCAGCTACCCAAATAATAGACCTATCTAAAGACATATCATCATCGGTTAAATCTGTAGTTGATAATATCAACAAAAGTTCGCAAATAGAAGCGGTAAAATTTAATACCGAACTGGCGACTCAAACAAGGCTTGCAAAACTAAGCAATCCGTTCAATGATAACTTAGCTCTTGCTTATGCTATTAAAAATTTAAATTCAGTAGGCACCTTTGCTTCCAATGATAACGAAGTATTGTCTAGTATAATTAAACACTATACAGATAGATTTAATTATGATAATAACTTATGGGGAACAATACTTGGAGGCAAGGCAAAATTTGAAAACAACACAGACTCTAGTATCTACGGCTTTACTTTAGGATACGATAAGGCGTTTGATAATACCATAGTAGGCGGATACGCAACTTACGCTAAATCAAAAATTGACAACGATAAATTTAACAACAAAGCAGACAGCTATCAAGCAGGAGTATACACCAGACACTATATACAAAACAGCGAAATAGACACTAAATTATCCATAGGAAAAGCTAAAAACAAACTAGAAAGAAATATATCCTCACCTATCGGCACATTGTCTCAAAATGGTAAATACAATACCACTTTTGCATCCATTGATGTTGATTACGGATATGTATTTAGCTTACAAAATAGCTCTGATAAATTCATCAAACCCTTTATAGGAGTATCTTATAGTCATTTAAAAAATAAAGCATTTAAAGAAAGTGGCGCACTACCGTTAGCTTTCAATCCAACGACATCTAAAATTCTTAGTTTAAATACAGGAGTAGAATTTAGAAAATACATAGAAAACGGGAAATATTTCTATATAGCTCCAAGTGTTGAAAAAGAACTGTATAAACACTCAAACGATACTATAGTTAGGTTTGTAGGATCAAAAAAAGATTTGATATTTAAAGCAGGCAATAAAAAGAATACTTACTTCAAAATAGAAGGCGGGGCCGAACTAAATTTGACACATAACCTATCAACAAACATAAATTTAGGAATCAAAGCCAAATCAAAAGAGAAATTTTACAATGGCACTATAGGCTTAAGATATAAATTTTAA
- a CDS encoding LysE family transporter → MDIFNYASQFSALIFIIFVITVSPGPDFVITVRNSIMHGRKAGIYSAFGIAASIWVHVGYSIAGLALIISQPITLFSIIKYLGAAYLIYIGYKTFTSKSLVDIDAGCVENEKFSAFEAFKMGFASNVLNPKTTILFFSIFTQLITANTPIWVQLSFGALISLVHLVWFVVVGCLFSTEILVSKFYKFKKAIERFMGALLVGFGLKVIFAKD, encoded by the coding sequence ATGGATATTTTTAATTATGCAAGCCAGTTTTCAGCGCTTATATTTATAATTTTTGTCATCACCGTTAGTCCAGGACCCGATTTTGTCATAACGGTTAGAAATTCTATCATGCACGGAAGAAAGGCTGGGATTTACTCGGCTTTTGGTATAGCCGCTTCGATCTGGGTTCACGTAGGATACTCTATCGCGGGGCTTGCTCTCATTATATCTCAGCCTATCACGCTTTTTTCTATCATTAAATATTTGGGTGCCGCATACCTTATCTATATCGGCTATAAAACTTTTACTTCCAAATCTCTTGTTGATATTGATGCAGGCTGTGTAGAAAATGAGAAATTTTCCGCGTTTGAGGCTTTTAAAATGGGCTTTGCTTCCAACGTCTTAAATCCCAAAACGACTATTTTATTTTTTAGCATTTTCACTCAGCTTATCACTGCAAATACCCCTATCTGGGTTCAACTTAGCTTCGGGGCTTTGATATCTTTAGTGCATTTGGTTTGGTTTGTAGTGGTTGGTTGCTTGTTTTCGACCGAAATTTTAGTAAGCAAATTTTATAAATTTAAAAAAGCCATAGAGCGATTTATGGGCGCTTTGCTAGTTGGCTTTGGACTTAAAGTCATTTTTGCAAAGGATTAG
- a CDS encoding DNA alkylation repair protein — translation MEFKDSLFEILQTHKEEKFRIFSQKLISQPEILGVRTPMLKKIAKDFSLKLDVEEIRLFKPIFHEEFAIKAFLIINIKDDESKFALASEFVKTMPNWAICDQFDAIKFKDSRFVNLLLLQCLDSNLEYEKRFFYVYYMRNLAVFKLNKFFEICINEKDERYYVKMAIAWALAEIFIKFKEPVLNLLESKRLDKFVQNKTISKIRDSFRVQKSVKDELVKLRI, via the coding sequence GTGGAGTTTAAGGATAGTTTATTTGAAATTTTACAAACTCATAAGGAAGAAAAATTTAGGATTTTTTCACAAAAACTAATATCTCAGCCTGAAATTTTGGGCGTGAGAACGCCTATGCTTAAAAAGATAGCCAAAGATTTTTCGCTCAAGTTAGACGTAGAAGAAATTCGTCTTTTTAAGCCTATATTCCATGAAGAATTTGCTATAAAGGCATTTTTGATTATAAACATCAAAGATGACGAGAGTAAATTTGCTCTTGCAAGCGAATTTGTAAAAACTATGCCAAATTGGGCGATCTGCGATCAGTTTGACGCGATAAAATTTAAGGATAGTAGATTTGTAAATTTGCTTCTTTTACAGTGTCTTGACTCAAATTTGGAGTATGAAAAGCGCTTTTTCTATGTCTATTATATGAGAAATTTGGCGGTATTTAAGCTTAATAAATTTTTTGAAATTTGCATAAACGAAAAAGACGAGAGATACTATGTCAAAATGGCTATAGCATGGGCTTTGGCTGAAATTTTTATCAAATTTAAAGAGCCTGTTTTAAATTTGCTTGAGAGTAAAAGGCTTGATAAATTTGTGCAAAACAAAACTATTTCAAAGATAAGAGATAGTTTTCGGGTGCAAAAGAGCGTCAAAGATGAGCTCGTAAAACTTAGAATTTGA
- a CDS encoding MATE family efflux transporter yields the protein MNLIKDPIRPLIITIATPAGLAMMFNTLYNVTGTYFASTISTTAVAGMSMSFLLYLSVVGIGLGFGSALTALIGNSLGQRREFLAKIYAQKGVAFVLLFAISMGILGYLITPKLLVLLGANDEFLSEALEYIRVIFLASPFFLAIKGLNGVLVALGDTKTLRNWLFVGLFINALFCYVYVYIFDLGVGGIAFATASVQFLGTLYLSKKVRETGMIDFQNPAMFLPDWRIYSKILRQAVPACLNYLSMSLGGLILLKFISHYGTNAVAGYGIALRIEQIVALPTIGIAAAVLGIISRNFGAKEYERVIECYKCALKILLYFCLFACAFCVFCGTYIISLFDTNAEVLSAGQSYLLINSFAFFGYGVINISGSALQAIKKPTMAFVLNAMRLIVLQICIFSFVVYMLKGVLVDIWIGMFFNVYFTAGCFLIYMYFKLKKLLKKDSGGV from the coding sequence TTGAACCTCATAAAAGACCCGATTCGCCCGCTTATCATCACCATAGCTACACCAGCCGGGCTTGCTATGATGTTTAACACTCTTTATAACGTTACGGGAACTTACTTTGCTTCTACGATCTCAACGACTGCGGTTGCGGGCATGTCGATGAGCTTTTTGCTCTATCTTAGCGTCGTTGGTATCGGGCTTGGATTTGGTTCGGCTCTTACTGCGCTGATTGGGAATTCGCTTGGGCAAAGAAGGGAATTTTTAGCTAAAATTTACGCTCAAAAGGGCGTTGCTTTCGTGCTTCTTTTTGCTATTTCAATGGGAATTTTAGGCTATCTTATCACGCCTAAATTGCTTGTTTTGTTGGGTGCAAACGATGAGTTTTTAAGCGAAGCGCTTGAGTATATAAGAGTGATTTTTCTGGCTTCGCCGTTTTTCTTGGCTATCAAGGGATTAAACGGCGTTTTGGTCGCGCTTGGAGATACAAAAACGCTTAGAAATTGGCTGTTTGTAGGGCTTTTTATCAACGCTCTTTTTTGCTATGTCTATGTATATATTTTTGATCTTGGGGTGGGCGGGATAGCCTTTGCAACGGCAAGCGTGCAGTTTTTAGGCACTCTTTATCTGTCTAAAAAAGTTCGCGAAACGGGTATGATTGATTTTCAAAATCCGGCTATGTTTTTGCCCGACTGGCGAATTTACTCTAAGATTTTAAGGCAAGCCGTGCCTGCATGCTTAAACTATCTTTCCATGTCGCTTGGCGGACTGATACTGCTAAAATTTATAAGCCATTACGGCACAAACGCGGTTGCAGGATACGGTATCGCGCTTAGGATAGAGCAGATCGTCGCCCTACCTACCATCGGCATAGCCGCCGCCGTTCTTGGCATCATATCTCGAAATTTCGGCGCCAAAGAGTATGAGCGTGTGATAGAGTGCTATAAATGCGCACTTAAAATTTTACTTTATTTTTGTTTGTTCGCCTGTGCTTTTTGCGTGTTTTGCGGCACTTATATCATCTCACTTTTTGATACAAATGCCGAGGTTTTAAGTGCGGGACAAAGCTACCTTCTTATAAATTCTTTCGCATTTTTCGGATACGGAGTCATAAATATCTCAGGCAGCGCCCTGCAAGCGATTAAAAAACCTACAATGGCGTTTGTGCTAAACGCTATGCGACTGATCGTGCTTCAAATTTGCATATTTTCATTTGTGGTTTATATGTTAAAAGGGGTGCTTGTAGATATTTGGATCGGCATGTTTTTCAACGTCTATTTTACGGCGGGATGTTTTTTGATTTATATGTATTTTAAGCTTAAAAAATTACTCAAAAAGGATAGCGGTGGAGTTTAA
- a CDS encoding TerC family protein, producing MFEWISSPEAWLSLVTLTGLEIVLGIDNIIFIAILVGKLPPHQRDKARLMGLSFAMITRILLLLSLFWIMKLTKPLFSVFDFTITGRDLVLILGGLFLIAKSTLEIHSNVTGEHGESHKETAKKANFLVIITEIAILDIVFSLDSVITAVGMADHIEIMILAVIIAVGVMMFASKSISNFVDNNPTIKILALAFLILIGFALVGEGLGLHVPKAYIYFAMGFSLAVELLNIYARKKAKRLEDESKA from the coding sequence ATGTTTGAATGGATCAGCTCTCCTGAAGCTTGGCTATCACTAGTTACGCTTACCGGACTTGAGATAGTTTTGGGTATCGATAACATCATATTTATAGCGATTTTAGTCGGCAAGCTCCCTCCTCATCAGCGCGATAAGGCTAGACTGATGGGGCTAAGTTTTGCGATGATTACTCGTATATTGTTGTTGCTTTCGCTATTTTGGATCATGAAGCTTACAAAACCGCTTTTTAGCGTATTTGATTTTACGATTACGGGGCGTGATTTGGTGCTTATTTTAGGAGGACTTTTCCTTATTGCCAAATCAACTCTTGAGATACACTCAAACGTAACCGGCGAGCACGGCGAATCGCACAAAGAGACGGCGAAAAAGGCAAATTTCTTAGTTATCATCACTGAAATCGCCATCCTTGATATAGTCTTTTCGCTTGATAGCGTTATAACGGCAGTCGGTATGGCAGATCACATTGAGATTATGATTTTAGCTGTTATCATCGCTGTTGGCGTGATGATGTTTGCTTCAAAATCGATATCAAATTTCGTGGACAACAACCCTACGATCAAAATTCTCGCTCTTGCCTTCCTTATCCTGATCGGATTTGCTCTTGTGGGCGAAGGACTCGGCTTGCACGTGCCTAAGGCTTATATCTACTTTGCGATGGGATTTTCGCTTGCGGTCGAGCTTTTAAATATCTATGCTCGCAAAAAAGCAAAACGACTTGAAGACGAAAGTAAAGCCTAA
- a CDS encoding low specificity L-threonine aldolase produces the protein MIHFQCDYASGVHPKILEKFALTNDDQTLGYGDDRYCKSAADKIRAACGTPNADVHFLVGGTQTNSVVIASILRPHQGVLSPDSGHIAVHETGAIEAGGHKVLILPSIDGKISAAQVEEYCELYENDPVRCHTVAPGMVYISIPTESGTLYSKAELNELSRVCKQRNLPLFIDGARLGYALTSKHCDLNLSDVATLSDIFYIGGTKCGAMFGEAVVITNDALKRDFRHIMKQRGALLAKGRMLGLQFDVLFSDNLYFEICKNAVSYALKIREAFEAKGIKAQANSYTNQQFFILTDEQLEKLSKKYLFANFYKTKDGGNFIRVCTSWSSAKEDVEALVRDIKAL, from the coding sequence ATGATACATTTTCAGTGCGATTATGCAAGCGGAGTTCATCCAAAAATACTTGAAAAATTTGCTTTAACCAACGATGATCAAACTCTGGGATACGGCGATGATAGATACTGCAAAAGCGCAGCGGACAAGATAAGAGCGGCTTGCGGTACGCCTAATGCGGATGTGCATTTTTTAGTAGGCGGCACGCAGACTAATTCAGTCGTTATAGCTTCGATATTGCGACCTCATCAAGGCGTGCTATCTCCTGATAGCGGGCACATTGCCGTGCATGAAACAGGCGCGATAGAAGCTGGTGGGCATAAGGTTTTGATCCTGCCTTCAATAGACGGCAAGATAAGTGCCGCTCAGGTTGAAGAGTATTGCGAGCTTTACGAAAACGATCCCGTAAGATGTCACACCGTAGCTCCCGGGATGGTTTATATCTCTATTCCTACAGAAAGCGGCACGCTTTATTCTAAGGCGGAGCTTAACGAGCTAAGTAGGGTTTGCAAACAAAGAAATTTACCTCTTTTTATAGACGGCGCGCGTCTTGGGTATGCACTTACTAGCAAGCATTGCGATCTAAATTTAAGCGATGTCGCAACACTTAGCGATATTTTTTATATAGGAGGGACAAAGTGTGGAGCGATGTTTGGCGAAGCCGTTGTCATCACAAATGACGCTCTTAAAAGAGATTTTAGGCATATTATGAAGCAGCGGGGCGCGCTTTTAGCCAAAGGCAGGATGCTTGGGCTTCAGTTTGACGTGCTTTTTAGCGATAATTTATACTTTGAAATTTGCAAAAATGCAGTCTCTTACGCACTTAAGATAAGAGAAGCTTTTGAGGCAAAAGGCATAAAGGCTCAGGCGAATTCTTATACGAATCAGCAGTTTTTCATCCTAACCGATGAGCAGCTTGAAAAGCTGAGTAAAAAATATCTGTTTGCAAATTTTTACAAGACGAAAGACGGGGGAAATTTCATCAGAGTATGCACAAGCTGGTCCAGCGCAAAAGAGGATGTGGAAGCTCTTGTGAGAGATATTAAGGCGCTTTGA
- a CDS encoding TonB-dependent siderophore receptor — protein MKVSMALSILLVCPIILSANNDQNSPVNLKTSKIEEVADLDITEKTGSYTTSQMTTATGLELSIRQTPQSVSVVSNKLIKDLALNEVSDALGYSTGVYVNSELGRKNMQIRGFNIDNVQEDGVASSVATSLQGDLGYSKEMSSLIFYDRIEVLRGVAGLTQSNSEPSGTINLIRKKPTKEFQGSGSLSAASWSNYGGNFDISDSLNSSKTIRARFIGSLNKTGSFKDTISGQKEAAGVMFGFDIGDNSVLNAGTIYQKTTGVYDVYGIPSVDGNGNLLNLDRKSYFGADWSQDKYQKINTFADLTHFFSDDWSLSGKINYTKSEGNFKFGQLWGVNPYGSRTHFIRRQKFGNSGDEINFKLDLVGKYELLNQNHDFFTNAGISKEKFTTQSKWGRNLQGYSIYDFDAKSIPEPNWDLNSNLILNNKSLTTIYQQSVTSGTRINFTDNLHLLAGVRFSRVKRESASENLLINISTNNQIMTKSKFTPYAGLTWDFAQNHSFYISYAEIFKPQPVKSKDGNYIEPLVGSSYETGIKSEFFDKRLNTAIALFRIEQENRATSDIADPTSFFADGRVRSEGLDIEISGEISKNWQIFAGYTLNKSKYVKSEITSRDTDTTKGALANAYTPRHIFRLYTSYQVPTFEALRVSTGVRYQSKTSSKYKKTLALTPPDQEAYALWDANINYKINKNFDIGFNVKNITDKRYFLNTSTRVAGGRNYYGDPRNFTLTIDYTY, from the coding sequence ATGAAAGTATCTATGGCTTTATCTATTTTACTGGTTTGTCCAATTATATTATCGGCAAATAACGATCAAAATTCGCCGGTAAATTTAAAAACATCCAAGATTGAAGAGGTGGCTGATTTAGATATCACCGAAAAAACCGGCTCATACACAACCTCTCAAATGACTACCGCAACAGGACTTGAGTTATCCATAAGACAAACTCCTCAATCGGTAAGCGTAGTAAGCAATAAGCTTATAAAAGATTTGGCTTTAAACGAAGTAAGCGATGCTCTTGGATACTCAACGGGAGTTTATGTAAATTCCGAACTGGGCAGAAAAAATATGCAAATTCGAGGCTTTAATATAGACAATGTTCAAGAAGATGGAGTCGCATCTTCAGTCGCAACTTCACTCCAAGGAGATCTTGGTTACTCAAAAGAGATGAGTTCTCTTATATTTTACGACAGAATCGAGGTTTTAAGGGGCGTAGCGGGTCTTACTCAATCAAATTCGGAGCCAAGCGGAACTATAAATCTAATACGCAAAAAACCTACGAAAGAATTTCAAGGATCAGGCAGTTTAAGCGCTGCAAGCTGGAGTAACTATGGAGGAAATTTCGATATTTCGGACAGTCTAAATTCAAGCAAGACTATAAGGGCTAGATTTATAGGAAGTTTAAACAAAACAGGATCTTTTAAAGATACTATCTCGGGACAAAAAGAGGCTGCGGGAGTAATGTTTGGCTTTGATATAGGCGATAATAGCGTATTAAATGCCGGCACTATATATCAAAAAACAACCGGAGTGTATGACGTTTATGGAATCCCTTCAGTTGACGGCAACGGAAATTTATTAAATTTAGATAGAAAATCTTATTTTGGAGCCGATTGGAGCCAAGACAAATATCAAAAAATAAATACTTTTGCGGATTTAACTCATTTTTTTAGTGACGATTGGAGCTTATCGGGCAAGATTAATTACACCAAAAGCGAGGGAAATTTTAAATTCGGACAACTTTGGGGAGTTAATCCTTACGGCTCAAGAACTCACTTTATAAGAAGGCAAAAATTTGGAAATTCGGGCGATGAAATAAATTTCAAATTAGATTTGGTCGGAAAATACGAACTACTAAATCAAAATCACGATTTTTTTACAAATGCCGGAATTTCAAAAGAGAAATTTACCACACAAAGCAAATGGGGTAGAAATTTGCAAGGATATTCGATATATGACTTTGATGCAAAGAGCATACCTGAGCCAAATTGGGATTTAAACTCAAATTTAATCCTTAATAACAAAAGCCTCACAACAATATATCAGCAGTCCGTAACAAGCGGAACAAGGATCAATTTTACGGATAATTTACATCTGCTGGCAGGTGTTAGATTTAGCAGAGTTAAAAGAGAAAGCGCAAGCGAAAATTTATTAATAAATATTTCTACGAATAACCAAATAATGACCAAGAGTAAATTTACTCCTTATGCAGGTCTTACTTGGGATTTTGCTCAAAACCACTCTTTTTATATAAGTTACGCAGAGATATTTAAGCCTCAACCCGTAAAATCAAAAGACGGTAATTATATAGAGCCTTTAGTGGGTTCAAGCTACGAAACGGGTATAAAATCGGAATTTTTTGACAAACGCTTAAATACGGCTATCGCACTCTTTCGCATAGAGCAAGAAAATAGAGCCACATCTGATATAGCGGATCCGACATCGTTTTTTGCCGACGGAAGAGTAAGAAGTGAAGGATTAGACATTGAAATTTCAGGCGAAATTTCAAAAAATTGGCAAATTTTTGCAGGATACACTTTAAATAAAAGTAAATATGTAAAATCAGAAATCACGAGCAGAGATACCGATACTACAAAAGGAGCGCTTGCGAATGCATATACGCCAAGACATATATTTAGGTTGTATACGAGCTATCAGGTGCCGACATTTGAGGCTCTTAGAGTATCTACAGGAGTTAGATATCAGTCAAAAACAAGCTCAAAATACAAAAAGACGCTTGCACTTACTCCACCCGATCAAGAAGCTTACGCTCTTTGGGATGCAAACATAAACTATAAGATTAATAAAAATTTCGATATAGGATTTAACGTCAAAAATATAACCGATAAAAGATACTTTTTAAATACAAGCACAAGAGTTGCGGGAGGAAGAAATTATTACGGAGATCCAAGAAATTTCACACTAACTATCGACTATACTTATTAA
- the nfo gene encoding deoxyribonuclease IV, whose protein sequence is MKYIGAHVSASGGVENAPLNAMKIGANAFALFVKNQRQWSAKPLSKENISQFKENLRLANISPKHVLPHNSYLINLGHFDDEKRQISIDAFLDEVARVEQLGLELINFHPGSHLKEISTEACLDNIANSINFILENSQNVKLIIENTAGQGSNLGFKFEHLAYLINKCNDKSRIGVCLDTCHTFAAGYDIKENYDKTMKEFDDIVGFKYLCAMHLNDTKFGLGSKKDRHESLGKGCLGSKTFENIIKDKRTDEIPLILETIDDSIWADEIKFLRNFTN, encoded by the coding sequence ATGAAATATATCGGAGCGCACGTAAGCGCAAGCGGAGGCGTAGAAAATGCGCCTTTAAATGCGATGAAAATCGGCGCAAACGCATTTGCATTGTTTGTCAAAAATCAACGCCAGTGGAGTGCAAAGCCTCTAAGCAAGGAAAATATTAGCCAATTTAAAGAAAATTTGCGCCTTGCAAACATAAGCCCCAAGCACGTCTTACCGCATAATAGCTACTTAATAAATTTAGGCCATTTTGACGATGAAAAACGCCAAATTTCAATAGACGCTTTTTTAGACGAAGTCGCTCGCGTAGAACAACTCGGGCTTGAACTTATAAATTTTCATCCGGGCTCGCACTTAAAAGAAATTTCAACCGAAGCCTGCTTGGACAACATCGCAAATTCTATAAATTTCATCCTTGAAAATAGCCAAAACGTAAAACTCATCATCGAAAACACGGCAGGTCAAGGAAGCAACCTCGGCTTTAAATTCGAACACCTCGCATACCTCATCAACAAATGCAACGACAAATCCCGCATAGGCGTTTGTCTTGATACATGCCATACGTTTGCCGCGGGTTATGACATAAAAGAAAACTACGATAAAACCATGAAAGAATTTGACGATATAGTAGGCTTCAAATATCTTTGCGCGATGCACTTAAACGACACCAAATTCGGTCTTGGATCAAAAAAAGATAGGCACGAGAGTCTAGGCAAAGGGTGTTTGGGCTCTAAGACTTTTGAAAACATAATAAAAGATAAAAGAACTGATGAAATTCCCTTGATACTTGAGACTATTGACGATAGTATTTGGGCGGATGAAATTAAATTTTTAAGAAATTTTACAAATTAG
- a CDS encoding OmpP1/FadL family transporter, whose amino-acid sequence MKKYLIGSLVACTFLSGAGFKISEQSNDGTALLNSNVATSFGPDASYYNPANMMFLDDSRHYFENSFSYLHLNKIKFTDKSGQKYESKAARAFVPTFHFVSPEYYANWRFGLSLFAPAGIAMRWDHPAAKATAQKFQLKVFEVNPTAAYRITDDLAIGFGLRALYSQGRASSEAMIPRAGATSRTLKGDGINFGYNVALTYKPTENLSLAATYRSKVMMKLKGDAKIDVPVGADYDNKARVEVPMPAALVLATSYKFKDTTFMFAYERTYWSAWKELDFNYDNATAAQNANPFFQAYDKAHPRDWKDTNSYRLGVAHDATNKLRVMAGFMYDEAASRADKTGFELPDTKSYVYSAGFNYKFSDDLEFGLAYMYQDRKAREVTRTIQFYPDGKFEKANAQIVNLGVKYKF is encoded by the coding sequence ATGAAAAAATATCTGATCGGCTCTTTGGTAGCCTGCACTTTTTTAAGCGGTGCGGGATTTAAAATTTCAGAACAAAGCAACGACGGAACGGCTCTTTTAAACTCAAACGTCGCCACAAGCTTTGGTCCTGACGCATCTTATTACAACCCTGCAAATATGATGTTTTTAGATGATTCTAGGCACTATTTTGAAAACTCGTTTTCGTATTTGCACCTTAACAAAATAAAATTTACCGATAAAAGCGGTCAAAAATACGAATCAAAAGCGGCAAGAGCTTTTGTTCCGACATTTCACTTCGTATCGCCTGAATACTACGCAAACTGGAGATTTGGTCTTTCTTTATTTGCTCCTGCAGGAATTGCGATGAGATGGGATCATCCTGCCGCCAAAGCAACCGCACAAAAATTTCAGCTAAAAGTTTTTGAAGTAAATCCAACCGCAGCTTATAGGATAACTGACGATCTTGCCATAGGTTTTGGTCTAAGAGCGCTTTATTCTCAAGGTAGGGCTTCAAGCGAAGCGATGATACCTAGGGCTGGAGCAACAAGTCGCACACTAAAAGGCGACGGTATAAATTTTGGCTACAACGTAGCGCTTACCTATAAACCTACCGAAAATTTGAGCCTAGCTGCGACTTACCGCTCAAAAGTAATGATGAAACTAAAAGGAGATGCCAAGATAGACGTGCCGGTAGGTGCTGATTACGATAATAAAGCAAGAGTAGAAGTCCCTATGCCTGCTGCTCTTGTTTTGGCTACTTCATACAAATTTAAAGACACGACATTTATGTTTGCATATGAGAGAACCTACTGGTCGGCATGGAAAGAACTAGACTTTAACTACGATAACGCAACTGCGGCTCAAAACGCAAATCCATTCTTTCAAGCATATGACAAAGCCCACCCAAGAGATTGGAAAGATACCAACTCATACCGCTTAGGTGTAGCTCACGATGCTACAAACAAGCTAAGAGTAATGGCAGGCTTTATGTATGACGAGGCGGCTTCTCGTGCCGATAAAACAGGATTTGAGCTACCTGATACTAAATCATATGTCTATTCCGCAGGCTTTAACTACAAATTTAGCGACGACTTGGAATTCGGGCTTGCTTATATGTACCAAGACAGAAAGGCTAGAGAGGTTACTAGAACTATACAATTTTATCCGGACGGTAAATTTGAAAAAGCAAACGCCCAAATCGTAAATCTAGGTGTGAAATATAAATTTTAA